In a genomic window of Cytobacillus sp. FSL H8-0458:
- a CDS encoding MinD/ParA family protein → MNDQAERLRARLKEEDSRSHQYKTIAVVSGKGGVGKSNFSLNFSISLCKTGHRVLLFDLDIGMGNVEILMGRSANYSIADFLEKDVPLNNIISEGPYGLNYIGGGTGLSHILKLDDEQISKFTGELAQLIQNYDYIIFDMGAGITEESAKFILSVQEIAVITTPEPTSITDAYSVMKHIHLMDDKIPFQLVINRSEGEREGQETYKRISAVASRFLGRDAELLGIIPDDRSIQQAVKRQIPFIIYQENSAASKAIRSMTEKVGGTPVGHAGEYHTSQFISKLKKFLFNRG, encoded by the coding sequence AGACAGCCGAAGTCATCAATATAAAACAATAGCAGTGGTAAGCGGAAAAGGGGGAGTAGGGAAATCTAATTTCTCATTGAATTTCTCTATTTCCCTTTGCAAAACGGGCCACAGAGTATTGTTATTCGATTTGGATATCGGCATGGGGAATGTTGAAATTCTTATGGGAAGATCAGCTAATTATTCAATTGCTGATTTTTTAGAAAAAGATGTGCCCTTAAATAATATTATTTCAGAGGGACCGTATGGACTGAATTATATTGGCGGCGGGACAGGCCTTTCACATATTCTGAAACTCGATGATGAGCAAATTTCAAAATTTACCGGAGAACTGGCCCAGCTCATTCAAAACTATGATTATATTATCTTCGATATGGGTGCAGGCATTACAGAAGAATCGGCAAAGTTCATACTCTCAGTTCAGGAAATTGCGGTCATTACTACACCTGAACCAACGTCTATCACTGATGCATACTCAGTAATGAAGCATATACATCTTATGGATGATAAGATACCCTTTCAGTTGGTTATTAACCGTTCTGAAGGAGAAAGAGAAGGGCAGGAAACTTATAAGAGGATTTCTGCTGTTGCATCAAGATTTTTAGGGAGGGATGCTGAACTCCTGGGAATTATTCCGGATGATCGAAGCATACAGCAGGCTGTTAAAAGGCAAATTCCTTTTATTATTTATCAGGAAAATTCAGCTGCTTCAAAAGCGATTCGGAGTATGACTGAGAAAGTTGGCGGCACGCCTGTCGGGCATGCTGGTGAATATCATACTTCCCAATTTATTTCAAAGCTCAAAAAATTTCTTTTTAATAGGGGGTGA
- a CDS encoding chemotaxis protein CheC, producing the protein MNFLENNISSMQLDILKEIGNIGAGHAATALATLLNKKVDMSVPDVKIVSFDEMIDMAGGPENVVAGVFLRIEGDAPGSMFFVLPLAQAEIFIRELPGNIPFCADELPYDELALSALQELGNILSGSYLSSLSDFTKLSLFPSVPMLSIDMVGAIIGTGLLEISQVSDYAIVIDTALKDELQNTAAVNGHFFLLPDPESFQIIFKALGVPDYE; encoded by the coding sequence ATGAATTTTTTAGAAAACAACATAAGCAGCATGCAATTGGATATTCTTAAAGAAATTGGGAATATTGGTGCGGGTCATGCGGCTACTGCATTAGCAACGCTGCTTAATAAAAAAGTTGATATGTCTGTCCCTGATGTGAAAATTGTTTCTTTTGATGAAATGATCGATATGGCCGGAGGTCCGGAAAATGTTGTGGCAGGGGTTTTTCTAAGGATAGAAGGAGACGCCCCTGGCAGCATGTTTTTTGTGCTGCCTCTTGCACAGGCTGAAATCTTTATTCGGGAACTGCCGGGAAACATTCCTTTCTGTGCAGATGAGCTGCCATATGATGAACTTGCTCTTTCCGCTCTCCAGGAGCTTGGCAACATTCTATCAGGATCATATTTATCTTCGTTATCGGATTTTACTAAGCTGTCACTTTTCCCTTCAGTGCCGATGCTAAGCATTGATATGGTGGGGGCAATTATCGGAACGGGTCTCCTGGAAATTTCGCAGGTAAGTGATTACGCCATCGTCATTGATACAGCTTTAAAGGATGAACTTCAAAATACGGCTGCTGTTAATGGCCATTTCTTTCTGCTTCCTGATCCTGAATCATTTCAAATAATCTTTAAGGCATTGGGAGTTCCGGATTATGAATAG
- a CDS encoding chemotaxis protein CheD, which translates to MNSLLEIVKVGIADMNIVKTPGLIRTSGLGSCVGVVLYDLSAEIAGLAHIMLPDSSLAKNTSFNSAKYADTAIRDLVSIMLKSGAKASRLNAKIAGGAQMFQYSSGSDLMRIGPRNVEAVKKELYSLKIAILGEDVGGHSGRTIEFNPHSGELMVRTVNKGQVVI; encoded by the coding sequence ATGAATAGTCTTCTAGAAATTGTAAAAGTTGGCATAGCAGATATGAATATAGTTAAAACACCCGGATTAATCAGGACATCAGGACTTGGTTCCTGTGTAGGTGTAGTTCTTTATGACCTTAGTGCAGAAATTGCCGGGCTGGCACATATTATGCTTCCTGATTCATCTCTTGCAAAGAACACAAGCTTTAATTCAGCTAAATATGCTGATACAGCAATCCGGGACTTAGTAAGCATAATGTTGAAAAGCGGTGCAAAAGCTTCACGATTAAATGCCAAGATTGCCGGTGGAGCCCAAATGTTCCAATACTCCTCCGGAAGTGATTTAATGAGGATTGGCCCAAGGAATGTGGAAGCGGTAAAAAAGGAACTATATTCCTTAAAGATTGCTATTTTAGGTGAAGATGTTGGCGGCCATAGCGGCAGAACAATTGAATTCAATCCTCATTCAGGCGAACTGATGGTTCGGACTGTTAATAAAGGCCAAGTTGTTATTTGA
- a CDS encoding FliA/WhiG family RNA polymerase sigma factor has translation MADMITEESTYWAKWVDSRDAQAGNFLVKKYLPLVSYHVQRISAALPKNVSRDDIRSLGLMGLYDALEKFEPARDLKFDTYASFRIRGAILDGLRKEDWLPRSSRDKAKKIEAAIEKLEQRLMRNATVHEIAEETDMQEEEVYSVMNEHFYANILSIDEQPDSEEKDASYSIKDEKAIIPEEKVLKNEILEEMAEKILQLNEKEQLVLSLFYKEELTLTEIGEVMGLSTSRISQIHSKSIFKLRQLLEKVI, from the coding sequence ATGGCAGACATGATAACTGAAGAAAGCACATACTGGGCTAAATGGGTCGACTCTCGTGATGCTCAAGCGGGGAATTTTCTTGTAAAAAAATATTTGCCTCTTGTAAGCTATCATGTACAGCGGATATCCGCTGCCCTGCCGAAGAATGTTTCAAGAGATGATATACGAAGCCTTGGGCTAATGGGTTTGTACGATGCGCTGGAAAAGTTTGAGCCTGCAAGAGATTTGAAATTTGATACATATGCTTCCTTTCGAATTCGCGGTGCAATCCTAGATGGATTAAGAAAAGAAGATTGGCTTCCCCGAAGTTCGAGGGATAAGGCGAAAAAAATTGAAGCTGCTATTGAGAAGCTGGAGCAGCGGCTGATGCGCAATGCAACAGTGCATGAAATTGCTGAAGAAACAGATATGCAGGAAGAAGAAGTGTATTCTGTTATGAACGAACATTTTTACGCGAACATCCTCTCAATTGATGAGCAGCCTGATTCGGAAGAAAAAGATGCCAGTTATTCAATTAAGGATGAAAAAGCAATAATTCCAGAAGAAAAGGTATTAAAAAATGAAATCTTGGAAGAAATGGCTGAAAAAATCTTACAATTGAATGAAAAAGAGCAGCTTGTGCTAAGTTTATTTTACAAAGAGGAGTTAACACTTACAGAAATTGGCGAAGTAATGGGCTTATCAACATCCCGCATATCCCAAATCCATTCAAAGTCAATTTTTAAGCTGAGACAGCTGCTGGAAAAAGTCATATAG
- a CDS encoding chemotaxis protein CheW, which produces MSETAAANLKLIVFQLKEKEYAIPVNQVRSIEKVEHITRVPRTVGFVKGVINLRGVVTPIISLRSRFNLEEAEYNEHSRVIIAVLNDMEVGLIVDSANDVIDVAPESIEPPPEVIGSEEADFIKGVTKIEKRLFILIDLEKVLNPEELAAQDGKGLAG; this is translated from the coding sequence ATGAGTGAGACGGCAGCCGCGAATTTAAAATTGATTGTATTTCAGCTGAAGGAGAAGGAATATGCGATACCAGTTAATCAGGTGCGTTCCATTGAAAAGGTTGAGCATATTACCCGGGTTCCTCGAACAGTCGGTTTTGTTAAAGGAGTAATCAATTTACGGGGGGTTGTGACACCAATCATTAGTCTGAGAAGCAGGTTTAATCTGGAAGAGGCTGAATATAATGAGCATTCACGAGTCATCATTGCAGTATTGAATGATATGGAAGTGGGTTTGATTGTAGATTCTGCAAATGATGTGATTGATGTGGCGCCTGAATCAATTGAACCTCCACCGGAGGTAATCGGTTCAGAAGAGGCCGATTTTATCAAGGGTGTTACAAAAATCGAAAAACGGTTATTTATCCTAATAGATTTGGAAAAAGTCCTGAATCCGGAAGAATTGGCAGCTCAGGATGGAAAAGGATTAGCGGGATGA
- a CDS encoding protein-glutamate methylesterase/protein-glutamine glutaminase: MKSVKVLVVDDSAFMRKLIANLMSEDERIQVIGTARNGEEGLRKIKELNPDAVTMDVEMPVLNGLKALKIIMKTMPVPVVMLSSTTKEGTENTFTAMEYGAVDFIAKPSGPISLDLHKIKTELTDKVVQASKANIKGLVNFSGNGKKSAGFYQNYSKIEPGQSIQLNRSSGESSLNVKQLICIGTSTGGPRALQKVLNDLPGNLNAPILIVQHMPAGFTKSLASRLNGISALSVKEAEEGDILKNGSAYIAPGGFHLTAARSGRDLVIHLDESPPRNGHRPSVDVMFESVGEISGIRKIAVIMTGMGADGRNGLKAMKKSGEVKAIAESKESSIVFGMPRAVIESGLADDVQNIEHIAESILKFV; the protein is encoded by the coding sequence ATGAAGAGTGTCAAAGTGCTTGTTGTAGATGATTCAGCCTTTATGAGAAAACTGATAGCGAATCTCATGTCTGAAGATGAGAGAATTCAAGTTATTGGGACAGCCAGAAACGGAGAAGAGGGCTTAAGGAAGATTAAAGAATTAAATCCTGATGCAGTAACCATGGATGTTGAAATGCCGGTTCTAAACGGCTTGAAAGCTCTCAAAATAATTATGAAAACTATGCCGGTTCCTGTAGTCATGCTTTCAAGCACAACGAAGGAAGGTACTGAAAATACCTTTACAGCCATGGAATATGGGGCAGTAGATTTTATAGCGAAGCCATCTGGGCCGATCTCACTGGACCTGCATAAAATAAAAACTGAATTAACTGATAAAGTAGTGCAGGCAAGCAAAGCGAATATAAAAGGACTGGTTAATTTTTCAGGTAATGGAAAAAAATCTGCCGGATTTTATCAAAATTATAGTAAAATAGAACCAGGTCAATCTATTCAGCTTAATCGTTCTTCTGGTGAATCGAGCTTGAATGTCAAACAGCTTATCTGTATAGGAACGTCCACAGGCGGACCTCGGGCACTTCAAAAAGTGCTGAATGACCTTCCAGGAAACCTTAACGCACCAATTCTGATTGTTCAGCATATGCCTGCCGGATTTACGAAGTCGCTGGCAAGCAGACTAAACGGAATATCGGCGTTATCGGTTAAGGAAGCCGAAGAAGGGGATATTCTTAAAAACGGTTCAGCCTATATTGCTCCTGGCGGCTTTCATCTTACAGCAGCAAGATCAGGCAGGGATCTTGTTATTCATCTGGATGAATCACCGCCAAGGAACGGGCACAGACCGTCAGTTGATGTGATGTTTGAATCTGTAGGTGAAATCAGCGGGATCAGAAAAATTGCTGTCATAATGACAGGAATGGGAGCAGATGGCAGAAATGGCCTGAAGGCAATGAAGAAAAGCGGTGAAGTAAAAGCCATTGCTGAATCAAAAGAATCATCAATTGTATTTGGAATGCCAAGAGCAGTGATAGAGTCTGGGCTGGCAGATGATGTGCAGAATATTGAACATATAGCAGAATCCATATTGAAATTTGTTTAA
- a CDS encoding chemotaxis protein CheA — MEMNQYLEVFIEESKEHLQSCNEQLLELEKNPDDIKIVNEIFRSAHTLKGMSATMGYEDLANLTHQMENVLDAIRNQKIKVNAEILDVVFLAVDDLEAMVQSIAEGGDGKRDVSIAVEKLMLIEKGESPALSKARAETAAAIAEPQELVKSTYDDFEWTVIQQSKEQGFETYELSIALRADCLLKAARVYMVFEVLEKSGEVIKATPSVEQLEEEQFDQEFSVTIVTQETPEVIRQKLLKVSEVDRIDVREVSMGDYISRETVKDEGTLQPEVEEKADRASNMPKEENKAPAAKQASNKTIRVNIERLDILMNLFEELVIDRGRLEQISKELNNQELHETVEHMSRISGDLQNIILNMRMVPIETVFNRFPRMVRQLARDLNKKINLEIVGADTELDRTVIDEIGDPLVHLIRNALDHGVETPEVRKANGKSEEGNVILKAYHSGNHVFIEIEDDGAGINKDKVIKKALKNGIITEQTASALTDKQAYELIFASGFSTADKISDVSGRGVGLDVVKNTIESLGGSVSIDSKIGQGSIFSIQLPLTLSIISVMLVEIEKEKYAIPLSSIIETAIIRKEDVLSAHNQKVIDFRGKVVPLLSLKEIFEVPSDNHEDEFISVVIVRKGEKLAGLVVDSFIGQQEVVLKSLGNYLTSVFAISGATILGDGQVALIVDCNALIK, encoded by the coding sequence ATGGAGATGAACCAATATTTAGAGGTATTTATCGAAGAAAGCAAGGAGCATTTGCAGTCGTGTAATGAACAGCTTCTTGAATTAGAGAAAAATCCTGATGATATAAAAATAGTTAATGAGATATTCAGATCAGCTCATACGCTGAAAGGCATGTCGGCCACCATGGGTTATGAAGATCTCGCAAATCTAACTCATCAGATGGAAAATGTTCTTGATGCAATCAGAAATCAGAAGATTAAGGTAAATGCTGAAATTCTCGATGTTGTTTTTCTGGCTGTTGATGATCTTGAAGCAATGGTCCAATCAATTGCAGAAGGCGGAGACGGCAAAAGGGATGTTTCCATAGCTGTTGAAAAGCTGATGCTCATTGAAAAAGGGGAGAGCCCGGCACTTTCAAAAGCCAGAGCCGAAACGGCAGCAGCTATTGCTGAACCGCAAGAACTGGTCAAGAGTACATATGATGATTTCGAGTGGACCGTGATTCAGCAATCGAAGGAGCAGGGCTTTGAGACCTATGAATTATCAATAGCCTTGCGGGCTGATTGTCTGCTGAAAGCAGCCAGAGTCTACATGGTCTTTGAGGTTCTTGAGAAGAGTGGGGAAGTGATCAAAGCCACTCCTTCTGTTGAGCAGCTTGAAGAAGAACAATTTGATCAGGAATTCTCTGTAACAATTGTGACCCAGGAAACACCCGAAGTTATCCGTCAGAAACTTTTGAAGGTCTCAGAAGTGGATAGGATAGATGTGCGCGAAGTTTCTATGGGAGATTACATCTCCCGGGAAACAGTGAAGGATGAAGGTACTCTGCAGCCTGAAGTGGAGGAGAAGGCAGATCGTGCTTCAAATATGCCAAAAGAGGAAAATAAGGCGCCTGCAGCAAAGCAAGCCAGCAACAAAACCATTAGGGTGAATATTGAGAGACTGGATATCCTTATGAACCTGTTTGAAGAATTGGTGATTGACAGAGGCAGACTTGAACAAATATCCAAGGAATTAAACAATCAGGAACTTCATGAAACGGTTGAGCATATGTCAAGAATCTCCGGAGACCTGCAGAATATTATTCTGAATATGCGCATGGTCCCAATAGAAACAGTATTTAATCGTTTCCCTAGAATGGTCAGACAATTAGCGAGAGATTTAAACAAAAAGATTAATCTCGAAATTGTCGGTGCAGATACCGAACTGGACCGAACGGTTATCGATGAAATTGGCGATCCGCTTGTTCACTTAATCCGAAATGCATTAGACCATGGTGTTGAAACACCGGAAGTCCGTAAAGCAAATGGTAAAAGTGAAGAAGGAAATGTCATTCTAAAGGCTTATCACAGCGGCAATCATGTTTTCATTGAAATAGAGGATGATGGCGCAGGCATAAACAAAGATAAGGTTATAAAGAAAGCATTAAAAAATGGCATCATTACAGAGCAAACGGCTTCAGCACTAACGGACAAACAGGCATATGAACTTATTTTTGCCTCAGGATTCTCAACTGCGGATAAAATCTCAGATGTTTCCGGACGGGGTGTAGGGCTTGATGTTGTAAAGAATACAATTGAGTCATTGGGAGGATCAGTTTCAATTGATTCAAAAATTGGACAGGGGTCCATATTCTCCATACAGCTGCCACTAACTTTATCCATTATTTCTGTCATGCTCGTTGAGATTGAGAAGGAAAAATATGCAATCCCCCTTTCTTCTATTATTGAAACAGCTATTATCAGAAAAGAAGACGTCTTAAGTGCACATAATCAGAAGGTGATTGATTTCAGAGGCAAGGTTGTTCCGCTCCTTTCATTGAAGGAAATCTTTGAGGTGCCATCTGATAATCATGAAGATGAATTCATTTCCGTTGTCATCGTCAGAAAAGGGGAAAAGCTGGCCGGGCTTGTAGTGGATTCCTTTATCGGGCAGCAGGAAGTCGTTTTAAAATCACTTGGAAACTACTTAACAAGCGTGTTTGCCATTTCCGGAGCAACTATATTAGGAGATGGACAGGTTGCCCTCATAGTGGACTGCAATGCATTGATTAAATAA